The candidate division KSB1 bacterium genome segment CGCCCAATCCGACCTCTCCGAACACCACGACGTCTCGAGGTATTGCCCTATTCTTCACGCTCGAAGCCACGGCTACGGCAACGGCCAGGTCGGCAGCCGGCTCATCGATGCGCATCCCACCCGCAATGTTCACAAAGACATCATGCGCGCCGGCATTGATGGCAGCTCTGCGCTCCAAAACCGCCAACAGCATCGCCAGGCGGCGAGGATCGAATCCCGTGCACGTCCGTTGGGGAACACTGTAGTGGCTCACGGTTGTAAGCGCCTGGACTTCGATCAGGACCGGCCTACTCCCTTGTAGTACACAGGTTACCACAGAGCCGGGCACCGCTTCGGCTCTCTCAGACAGGAAGAGCTCACTGGGATTGTGCACTTCCTGGAGTCCGAGACCTGTCATTTCGAAGACGCCGATCTCGTCTGTAGACCCGAAGCGGTTTTTCATCGCCCTCAGGATACGGTAGGGATGCTGAGCATCGCCTTCAAACAGGAGCAAAGCGTCCACGACGTGCTCGACCACCTTGGGACCCGCCAGATAACCTTCCTTGGTCACGTGTCCGACCATGACCACCGGTGTCCCTGTGCGCTTGGCAATCTCGGTCAAGGCGTGAGCACATTCCCGAACCTGAGTCACACTACCCGGTGCACTGTCGAACTCCTCGCGACTCACGGTCTGAATCGAATCGACGACTACGAAATCCGGGTTCATTGCCTCGATGGTACTTACGATCAGCTCCAAGGACTGCTCCGACATCAGGTGGATTTTCGCCCCAGTGATGTTCAGTCGGTCTGCCCTCAGCTTGATTTGCTCTTCCGACTCTTCCCCAGAAACGTAAAGAATATCATGCCCTGACTTCTCCAAATGGGAGCAACACTGCAGAAGCAGAGTGGACTTACCGATGCCGGGCTGTCCTCCGAGAAGCACCACTTCACCAGCTACAAAGCCTCCCCCCAGTACCCGGTCAAACTCGCCCAGACCTGTTGCTAAGCGGGAGGCAGCGGTTGTCGGAATCTGGTCTAGGGTACGCGGCCGTGAAGTTAGCTTCGTCTGGGACCGGGGACCGGCCGCAGGTTTCTCAATTCTTTCCTCTACGAGGGAATTCCACGCGCCACAGTCCGGGCACCGTCCCATCCACTTGGGACTTGCAGCCCCGCAGTTCTGGCAAACAAAGTGCGTGCGTGCTGCGTCTTTCTTCCCGTGTCCCAAGTCTCGATCTCGCGCTGGGCCCCAGCGGCTACGGACAATGGAACCAGATGCTTCGGACGCAAGGTACGGAAACCCGTCCAGAAATGCAAGGTAGTGGCCGCTCTGTGGGAATACAAAAAAGACCAAGCTTGAGGGCTTGGTCTTTCGGTGGGCCAGGCGGGACTCGAACCCACAGCCTTCGGCTCCGGAGGCCGACGCTCTGTCCAATTGAGCTACTGGCCCTGATTAATGGCCCTGGATTTGCGCGGCCATGACCGTATTGCGCATGAGCATCGCGATGGTCATCGGCCCGACGCCACCAGGGACCGGCGTAATGGCGCTCGCCACCTCTGAGACGCTGTCGAAATCCACATCGCCCACGAGCCGATAGCCACGCTCCGCGGTGGGGTCTTCAACGCGGTTCACTCCCACATCAATCACAACGCAACCCGGGCGGACCATATCACGCGTGATGAACTTTGGCACGCCCATGGCCGCAACTACGATGTCGGCGCGCTTCAACTGAGCCGTCAGGTCGGGAGTTCCGCTGTGACACACCGTCACCGTGGCATTGGCCCCCGCCTTCTTCTGCATCAGGAGAGCTGCCAGCGGTTTCCCGACGATGTTGCTGCGACCAACCACCACTACGTGTTTCCCCTCCGGAGAGTTCCCTGAACGGAGGAGCAGTTCCTGAACGCCCGCAGGAGTGCATGGAATAAATGTCGGTGTTCCCTGGAGTAGCCTCCCCATGTTGTACGGGTGAAGACCGTCGACGTCCTTCTGTGGGGGGATAGTCTCCAACACCGTCCCTTGCTCGAGGGGTTCCGGCAACGGCAGCTGCACAAGAATCCCGTGCACCCTGGAGTCGCGGCCGAGTTCGCGGATCAGTCTGCAGATGGTCTCTTCGTCTGTACCAGCGGGGAATTCGTAGTGGAAGGAGATGATTCCCAGCTCTTTGCACGCTCTTTCCTTCATTCGCACGTAACTTGCCGAGGCAGGGTCATCTCCCACCAAGATAACCGCCAGGCCAGGGGTAATTCCCGTGGCCTTGAGGCGACGAACCTCCTCCTTCAACTCGGCGTGGATTTCCGCGGCAATAGCTTTCCCGTCGATGATCTCTGCCAAGTCTCTCTCCTAAGGCAGCTGAACTGGCTCGCGGATCCTTCGGATCGTTACACAGCGCCCACTGCTCTCGTCCACCTCCAGAAGCACCGCGTGGAAAATCTCGTATCCCCTTGCAAGCTGAACGGGCTCCGGCGTCTGACGAAGGAAGCGGCGGATCGAGACCCACTTTTCCGTGCCGATCACGCCCCCATGCGAACCCGTCATCCCTACATCGGTGATGTATCCTGTACCTTGGTCCAGAATGCGTTCGTCTGCGGTCTGCACATGTGTGTGGGTACCGATCACAGCGCTGACCCGCCCGTCCAGGTACCAACCGAGTGCCTGCTTTTCCGCGGTTGCTTCTGCGTGGACATCGACGACCCGTACTGGGCAGGATTGGATGGCTGGGTCTGCCAGGATTCGGTCAGCTGTTCGGAACGGGCAATCAATTGCGAATAAGAACGTTCTGCCCTGCAGATTAATGAGAGCGACCGGTGCACGGCCTTGCTTCTGGTAAATCCACCAGCCGTGGCCTGGAAGCCCGTCGGGATAGTTGGCCGGGCGCAGGACCCTGGCGTCGCCCAGCAAATCATTGTCCGACTGCCGATCCCACACGTGATTGCCCGTGGTTAGCGCATCGATTCCGTTGTCAAAGAGCTGCGCGGCGAGCCCCCGGTCAAGACCTCGACCGTTCTTAAGATTCTCGCCGTTGGCAAAGCAATAATCCGGATCGACACCCGCTCGGCGCAATTGCTCGAGCGCCTGCACCGCTGTCTTTACCCCCCTCTTCCCCACCACGTCGGCGACAAAAAGGATACGGATCACGGGACCTTCGCCATCCTTGACAACGGAAATTTACCCGCCTGGTCTCAGGAAAGCAAACGAAAACTACTTCGCATAATCCACAGCGCGGAACTCGCGGATCACCGTGACTTTGATCTGACCTGGATACTCCATTTCACTTTGAATCTTTTCGGCGATATCTGTGGCCAGGAGTTCGGCCGTTGCGTCGTCCACCTTCTCCGGCTGTACGATCACGCGGACTTCCCTACCCGCCTGGATTGCATAGGCTTGACCCACGCCCTCGAAGCTCTTGGCAAGTTCCTCCAATTTCTCGAGGCGCTTGATGTAACTTTCGAGAGTCTCGCGCCGTGCACCGGGCCTGGACCCAGAGATCGCATCCGCCGCCTTAACCAATACTGTGATCGGAGAGACAGCTTCCACGTCTTCGTGATGCCCACCAATGGCGTTGAGGACAATGGGGTTCTCGCCATATTTCTTGGCTACCTCGACGCCGATCTGGGTGTGGGTGCCCTCTGTGTACTTGTCGAGGGCTTTGCCTATGTCGTGGAGAAGGCCGGCGCGTTTAGCCAGGTTGGCATCCAATCCGAGCTCCGCGGCCATCAGGCCGGCGAGGTGGGCCACCTCCACGGAATGTTGGAGCACGTTTTGGCCATAGCTCGTGCGATACTTCAGTTTCCCGAGGAGCCGCGCAAGCTCCGGATGGAGATCGTGGACACCCGCGTCCAGACATGCCTGCTCGCCAATCTCGTAGAGCTTTTCCTCCATCTCCTTGCGGGTTTTCTCGACAACCTCTTCGATTCGAGTTGGGTGGATGCGGCCGTCGGCGATCAGCCGTTCCAGGGCCACTCGAGCCACCTCGCGTCGGAAGGGATCGAAGGCACTTAGAATGACGGCTTCAGGCGTGTCATCGACGATCACGTCCACTCCGGTGGCCTGCTCAAAGGCGCGAATATTCCTCCCCTCACGACCGATAATGCGCCCTTTCATCTCCTCATTAGGCAGGTTCACGACGCTGACGGTGGTTTCTACGGAATGGTCCGCGGCCGAGCGCTGGATAGCCTGAATGATGATCTCCTTGGCCTCCTTGTTCGCGGTCAGTTTCGCTTGGTCCTTGATCTCCTTAATGATCTGGGCAGCCTCCTTGCGGGCCTTTTCTTTCATCGACTCCATCAGGAGCTGCTTTGCTTCCTCTTGGCTGATTCCGGAAATGCGCTCAAGAGCCGCTTTCTGTTGCTCGAGCATCCGCTGCAGCTCGCGTTCGCGCTCTGCCAGCTGCTCTTCCTTGACCCGGAGCGCCTCCTGCTGTCGGTCCAGAGCCCGGAGCTTCTCGTCAAGCATCTCGGCCCGCCGGTCGAGGTTGGTCTCTTTCTGCTGGAGCTGCCGCTCGAGCTTTTGTAGCTCTATCCGCTGATTACGAAACTCATTTTCTACGGACTGCTTGAGGCGCAGGTACTCTTCCCGTGCCTCCAGGAGCTTTTCGCGTTTGAGAGCCTCTGCCTCCTTCTGGGCCTCGGAGACGATTCGCTCCGCGATCAGTTCGGCACTGGCTACCTTCCTCTGGCTGATGCGCTTGCGTACAACCCAGCCGGCCAGAAAAGACACTCCACTGGACGCAACCAAGAGCACAATCCACAATACGGTCATCATTCGCTCACCTCACTTTTTCGGTATCTATGACAAAGCCCCACTCCCTGGACCCCTCACTCTCCGGTCTCCCGGAGGGTGAGAAACGCATAACCACGGGTCAAGGAGTGGGGCTACCGACCACCGAGTAGCTTGGCTGGATCAGCCTTCCCTACTCGGTCGCCTCTCTTGCGAGATACTCTTCTAATCTACTGGCAAGCACCTGAAGCTTGTAGTGATACGAGGAAAGGAGCGCTTCCTTCTCGGCTCGCTCCCGAAATAGCTCGTCCGCGATGTTCAGCGCCGCCAAGATGGCCACCTTAAGAGAGGACTTTATGGATGTCGACTCGTCGATTTCCCGCATCTTGCTGTCGACATACTCGGCCACGTGACGTATATACTCCGGGTCGGTATCACCGCGTATGGCATATTCCGACCCGAAAATGGTGACCTTGACGACGTTTGCGTCCGAAAACGTCACTTCTCGTTTGCCCTCAGGGTGCAGCTCCGTTCGTCCCCGGTACGTATGGCCTTAGCTCCGAAAAAGTCGCAGAGCTATCGCTGCTGCGTATAACGTGCTCTGACCCGTGGTTAGGCTCGTCTCAACCCCCCAAGGGAATCTGCTCAAGCTTTCTGAGAAGTTCCTGGATCCTTTGCTTGACTTCCTCGTCGCGGGCTCTCAGCCGCTGGAGCTCCTGTTCGTGCTGAGCTGCATTTCCTTGCTCCTGACGCAAGGTCTCGATGATCCTCTCGTCCTCCTCCAGCTTCGCCAGCAGTTCCGCATTCTGCATTCGGAGTTCACGATTCTCCAGCTTCAATCTGTTCACGAGCTCGATCAACCTTGCGATCTTCTCCTCCAGTGCATCAATTGGCTGCTGTTCCATAGCTTTTCCCCTCACCGGGGTCTGAGAACAACGCCCAATTCTCGGTCGAGCTCTTCCAAGATCCGCGCCACCTGCTGCCGGACCTCTTCTTCGGTTAGCGTTCTCTCATCGGCCTGGAACACAAGCGAAAAAGCTAAACTCTTCTTGCCCTGGGGAACCTGATGGCCCCGGTAGACATCGAAAAGAGAAACCTGCCGGAGATACGGACCTCCGTGTTTTCGAATCACGGATTCCACAGCCCCCACCGTGAGGGACTCGTCCGCCAGGAGCGCCAGATCCTGCTGGACAGGTGGGAATCGCGGGACGGGAACGTACGTACGCACCGACTTCGCTAACCCGCGAATCAGCTCCCAGTCAAGTTCAAAAGCGTACACGTCCTGCTCGCATTCGAACACCTCCAGGACCGACCGAGCGACGCGTCCCGCAAAGCCCACCAGGGTGCCCGCGGCAGACAGAGCGAAGCCCCCATTGTCGAGCCATGGCTGGTCGGAGCTTTGGAACTCGATCTGTTCGTAACCTGTGATGGCCCGCAGAAGCTCTTCCACGGCTCCTTTAAGGTCGTAGAAGTCTACCAGCCGCTCCGGCGTTCGCCACGTCTTTTGGACAAAGACTCCACACATGGTCCCGGCAAGGGCTACTCTCTCCCAGTAAGCTCCCTGTGGGTCGCGACCGAACACCTTGCCCCATTCAAACAGCAGTACTCTCCTCTGCCTGTGGTTCAGGTTCCGCACCGTTGAGGCGAGGAGTCCCGGCAGCAGGCTGGGACGTAGCCATGCAAACTCTTCACCGAGAGGATTGACCACCCGCGCCAGATGATCGGAAGTGCGAACAAAACATCTCGCCTCTCGTTGGGAAATGAGAGAGAGGTTAACCGCCTCGTAGAAACCGAATCCCTCCAGGAGATCACGAGCTTTCCCAAGCAGCCGGTCCCTGCCCTGCCCAGCAATCGCCTGATCCACGCTCGAGATGACGTCTGCGCCGATCTTCTCGTAGCCGTGGTGTCTTGCGACCTCCTCGATGAGGTCAATCTCTCGGGTAAGGTCGGGGCGGAACGTCGGCACGGTCGCGAGGTAATGGGTGCCTTGCTGCCGCAGTTCCAGGCCCAATCGTTGGAGTATCTCTACCATCTCGGCGGAGGGGATGTTCGTTCCTAAGACCTCGTTCACCCTCGATGGTCTCAGAGGTACCTGCGACGGTTGTATCGGATGGGGATAAACGTCGACCCATCCTCGCGCCAGCTTCCCCCCTGCCATCTGCAACATCAACTCGCACGCCCGGTTCGCCGCGGCAGCAACTCCCTGGGGATCTACGCCCCTCTCAAAGCGAAAGGACGACTCTGTTGATATCCCGAGCCGGCGTCGCGTGCGGCGGATTCCCTCGGGCGCGAAATAGGCGCTCTCCAGAAGGATC includes the following:
- the radA gene encoding DNA repair protein RadA, which encodes MGHGKKDAARTHFVCQNCGAASPKWMGRCPDCGAWNSLVEERIEKPAAGPRSQTKLTSRPRTLDQIPTTAASRLATGLGEFDRVLGGGFVAGEVVLLGGQPGIGKSTLLLQCCSHLEKSGHDILYVSGEESEEQIKLRADRLNITGAKIHLMSEQSLELIVSTIEAMNPDFVVVDSIQTVSREEFDSAPGSVTQVRECAHALTEIAKRTGTPVVMVGHVTKEGYLAGPKVVEHVVDALLLFEGDAQHPYRILRAMKNRFGSTDEIGVFEMTGLGLQEVHNPSELFLSERAEAVPGSVVTCVLQGSRPVLIEVQALTTVSHYSVPQRTCTGFDPRRLAMLLAVLERRAAINAGAHDVFVNIAGGMRIDEPAADLAVAVAVASSVKNRAIPRDVVVFGEVGLGGEVRRVQHTTWRVQEAFRLGFSRVVAPRAERRGLPPHGQNQTVEPVATLGEALRVLLS
- the folD gene encoding bifunctional methylenetetrahydrofolate dehydrogenase/methenyltetrahydrofolate cyclohydrolase FolD, whose translation is MAEIIDGKAIAAEIHAELKEEVRRLKATGITPGLAVILVGDDPASASYVRMKERACKELGIISFHYEFPAGTDEETICRLIRELGRDSRVHGILVQLPLPEPLEQGTVLETIPPQKDVDGLHPYNMGRLLQGTPTFIPCTPAGVQELLLRSGNSPEGKHVVVVGRSNIVGKPLAALLMQKKAGANATVTVCHSGTPDLTAQLKRADIVVAAMGVPKFITRDMVRPGCVVIDVGVNRVEDPTAERGYRLVGDVDFDSVSEVASAITPVPGGVGPMTIAMLMRNTVMAAQIQGH
- a CDS encoding YmdB family metallophosphoesterase, with the protein product MIRILFVADVVGKRGVKTAVQALEQLRRAGVDPDYCFANGENLKNGRGLDRGLAAQLFDNGIDALTTGNHVWDRQSDNDLLGDARVLRPANYPDGLPGHGWWIYQKQGRAPVALINLQGRTFLFAIDCPFRTADRILADPAIQSCPVRVVDVHAEATAEKQALGWYLDGRVSAVIGTHTHVQTADERILDQGTGYITDVGMTGSHGGVIGTEKWVSIRRFLRQTPEPVQLARGYEIFHAVLLEVDESSGRCVTIRRIREPVQLP
- the rny gene encoding ribonuclease Y, with product MMTVLWIVLLVASSGVSFLAGWVVRKRISQRKVASAELIAERIVSEAQKEAEALKREKLLEAREEYLRLKQSVENEFRNQRIELQKLERQLQQKETNLDRRAEMLDEKLRALDRQQEALRVKEEQLAERERELQRMLEQQKAALERISGISQEEAKQLLMESMKEKARKEAAQIIKEIKDQAKLTANKEAKEIIIQAIQRSAADHSVETTVSVVNLPNEEMKGRIIGREGRNIRAFEQATGVDVIVDDTPEAVILSAFDPFRREVARVALERLIADGRIHPTRIEEVVEKTRKEMEEKLYEIGEQACLDAGVHDLHPELARLLGKLKYRTSYGQNVLQHSVEVAHLAGLMAAELGLDANLAKRAGLLHDIGKALDKYTEGTHTQIGVEVAKKYGENPIVLNAIGGHHEDVEAVSPITVLVKAADAISGSRPGARRETLESYIKRLEKLEELAKSFEGVGQAYAIQAGREVRVIVQPEKVDDATAELLATDIAEKIQSEMEYPGQIKVTVIREFRAVDYAK
- a CDS encoding cell division protein ZapA, which codes for MTFSDANVVKVTIFGSEYAIRGDTDPEYIRHVAEYVDSKMREIDESTSIKSSLKVAILAALNIADELFRERAEKEALLSSYHYKLQVLASRLEEYLAREATE
- the pheT gene encoding phenylalanine--tRNA ligase subunit beta, which produces MKTTYNWLREYVDLQATPQEVAERLTMLGLEVESLEKVSPRFQGVVVSRILSVQPLEGSDHLHVVEVDAGEPHGALTVVCGAPNVRRGAWAAVAPPGAVLADGTMVTTRQFGSVLSQGMLCSELELGLTSRGEGIWLLEEDQSFRPGQDVADLVGDDWVFEINVTPNRPDCLGTIGIARELSASFRIPLRVPDPRPREQAEDVSKWIRVEVRATEACPRYTARYLWDVQIGPSPFWLARRLELVGMRSINNVVDVTNYVMLEYGQPLHAFDYDLLEGGTIVVQFAQDGQEFVTLDGKLHRLFSDTLLICDAAKPVAIAGVMGGENSEVTATTRRILLESAYFAPEGIRRTRRRLGISTESSFRFERGVDPQGVAAAANRACELMLQMAGGKLARGWVDVYPHPIQPSQVPLRPSRVNEVLGTNIPSAEMVEILQRLGLELRQQGTHYLATVPTFRPDLTREIDLIEEVARHHGYEKIGADVISSVDQAIAGQGRDRLLGKARDLLEGFGFYEAVNLSLISQREARCFVRTSDHLARVVNPLGEEFAWLRPSLLPGLLASTVRNLNHRQRRVLLFEWGKVFGRDPQGAYWERVALAGTMCGVFVQKTWRTPERLVDFYDLKGAVEELLRAITGYEQIEFQSSDQPWLDNGGFALSAAGTLVGFAGRVARSVLEVFECEQDVYAFELDWELIRGLAKSVRTYVPVPRFPPVQQDLALLADESLTVGAVESVIRKHGGPYLRQVSLFDVYRGHQVPQGKKSLAFSLVFQADERTLTEEEVRQQVARILEELDRELGVVLRPR